A genomic stretch from Methanobrevibacter arboriphilus JCM 13429 = DSM 1125 includes:
- a CDS encoding CDP-2,3-bis-(O-geranylgeranyl)-sn-glycerol synthase: MMSELAAFIMTCLSAVYFIMPAYIANLSGLAFGGTTPVDFGKNFIDGHRIIGDGVTWKGLIFGTITGTLVGAIEGVLIWDPVYGLIVGFLLSFGALLGDAAGSFIKRRLGINRGRPAPILDQLDFIAGALILASLYTTISSETVIIIAILTLIIHLISNMIAYLLGMKEVWY, translated from the coding sequence ATAATGTCAGAATTAGCTGCTTTTATTATGACCTGTCTAAGTGCAGTATACTTTATAATGCCTGCCTATATTGCAAATCTCAGTGGACTTGCATTTGGAGGGACCACACCGGTAGATTTTGGGAAAAATTTCATTGATGGGCATAGGATCATAGGGGATGGAGTAACTTGGAAAGGACTAATTTTTGGAACAATAACTGGAACTCTTGTGGGAGCTATAGAAGGAGTTTTGATTTGGGACCCCGTATATGGATTAATTGTGGGTTTCCTTTTAAGTTTTGGTGCATTATTAGGTGATGCGGCTGGAAGTTTTATTAAAAGAAGGTTAGGCATAAATAGAGGCAGACCTGCTCCAATTTTAGATCAGCTAGATTTTATTGCAGGAGCATTAATTTTAGCATCATTATACACAACCATAAGCTCAGAAACAGTGATAATAATTGCAATACTTACATTAATAATCCATTTAATATCAAACATGATTGCATATCTCCTTGGAATGAAAGAAGTTTGGTATTAG